One stretch of Chryseobacterium sp. LJ668 DNA includes these proteins:
- the ruvA gene encoding Holliday junction branch migration protein RuvA: MIFSLQGIVQELTPTYVVINVNGVGYYVGISLMTSQTLILNQETMLFIQQIIREDAHLLFGFKTRSEKEMFNLLISVNGVGAVSALILLSTLSLSEIATAILSKNSAVIQKAKGLGTKTAERIIVDLRDKVQKFGSAEENNSALINNKSKDEALSALEVLGISKRMSEKIADRIIKQDPEISVEELVKQILKNI, encoded by the coding sequence ATGATATTTTCTTTACAAGGAATTGTTCAGGAGCTTACACCGACTTATGTGGTAATCAATGTCAATGGCGTTGGGTACTATGTAGGCATCAGTTTAATGACCTCACAAACCCTGATTCTGAATCAGGAAACCATGCTTTTCATTCAGCAAATCATACGCGAAGACGCACATTTGCTTTTCGGTTTTAAGACCCGTTCTGAAAAAGAAATGTTTAATCTCTTAATAAGTGTTAATGGCGTGGGTGCCGTTTCAGCACTGATATTACTGTCCACCTTAAGTCTTTCCGAGATCGCTACAGCCATACTTTCCAAAAACAGTGCCGTTATTCAGAAAGCAAAAGGTCTGGGAACAAAAACAGCTGAGCGAATCATCGTTGATTTGAGGGATAAAGTACAGAAATTCGGCAGTGCAGAAGAAAATAATTCTGCGCTGATAAATAATAAAAGTAAGGATGAGGCGTTATCTGCATTAGAAGTTTTAGGGATTTCTAAGAGAATGAGTGAGAAAATTGCTGATCGTATTATTAAGCAAGATCCGGAGATTTCTGTTGAAGAATTGGTAAAACAAATTTTAAAAAATATTTAA
- the sov gene encoding T9SS outer membrane translocon Sov/SprA, whose product MKNNKFLKIYIFLSFLFLSINVSAQENPQGFSIKKDYKVTDPTYYEGYYDIKTGMYYVYPKIGNTVVGQPTAMSPEDYKEFMAAQQARAYYKDKSERYSLLFRKDTSEAQRRGLIPSLTINNRLFESIFGSNKIEIIPSGYASFDFAGLYQKIDNPLILPQNRTSFTFDIDQRIQLGLVGKVGENLQLKANYDTQSGFAFENRMNLVWQAKGSWKDLQTKGLGDVNKPSAGGEDKIIKRVEFGNVNMPLSTSLIRGSESLFGIKTEFQLGKTFGTVVLSQQQGEARNIVVQGGGVMNTFKVNAIDYEDNQHYFIGHYFLNNYDNALLNYPQINSRISISRMEVWVLDQGNSNLAYQKSIVGIRDLGDGASGLPDNSQNGIYSAVTGLGAGLRDANSAYNTISGQVLPNANGGTEAYTDGEQFIYNRKARRLSTNEFTFHPQLGYISLNQRLNDNQLLAVSYSYTVNGTSQVYKVGEFSEESPVLVTKVLKPNTTVKTTSPMWKLMMKNIYALDAGQVDQDGFILNIYYRDAQTGGKVNYLPNTPVQDTNLLKLLNWDRLNVNGDLQSNNGVLGDGVFDFVNGITIRPELGKLIYTKVEPFGSYMASLVGNNPQYVFTDLYTQQKQVATSSNLAQRYTMEGRYKGSQGQGISLGAVNVPQGSVKVAANGVQLTEGVDYTVDYMLGTVTIINENVKQSGQAINISLENQLTFNTQRKRFLGLNLERRVSENFIFGGTVVNYSESPLTQKVNYGQEAVNNTMAGVNMMYNNQLPFLTRLTDKIPGINTEAPSNLNFKMEAAYLLPGINKGTNDQSYIDDFEQTTSKISLKEPAAWSLASKPEKNQSNPIFAGAGANDNVANGNGRGLLSWYNIDPRFWGVGGKAPAGITAQSVSNHASRRVQFSEIFNNRDFVAGEQTFTNTFDISYYPLEKGPYNVNPNSETVQQRWAGIMRPIQVSNFVNSNIEYVEFWMMDPYADGNNLGANPKLLLQLGNVSEDILKDGLMQYENGLPTPGQTSSTSNSNLGIQPKQPPILYAFSSEGTDRTIQDAGYDGLTSDQESLKFGNTFVNPVLNITDPAVDDFIFYMSDRFTGSQAASIVQRYKYFRGPEGNSQSNSLEVASQTPDAEDINRDYNLDQSENYNEYVVNLDQASLTLGQNNIVDVKTVNATFQNGQSDDVKWYLFRVPVSKYAEPNAGGDKDASVLNNVRFARLLMTGFEQTSTLRFGTLDLVRSDWRRYPNKIFSPTVDSPTEGTPGLITLNDNFEVGSVNIEENALNQPPYVLPPGIDRQVLSGNAGAQRQNEASLYLKVKNMSDEARGVFKNVALDMRRYKKLKLFVHGQNLDTPTSSSYDRDVKFFIRFGSDATDNYYEYEASLKYTPNNATSPLEIWPAENEVNFDIQDFVDAKLRRDKNSSIPIINRTQDLTYGDSNKRIYIKGRPSLGNVSTVMIGIRNNQRGGINDKGRVLWVNEIRLSEIENDGGYAGNASLNFNLGDFAVVNASGSYTSVGFGNIDSKPAERNQSTQSAFSVNTQVNVDKFLPEKTGVKIPLNYSYSQTIEDPKYNPLDTDVEFSKAANREELKKVARTYTQQRSLGVVNMRKERVKENSKPRFYDVENLSLTAVYNDDYYRDIYTKKNYRQYFRGFLDYNYTFKPWVIKPFNKMISDTAKSTKYLRWIKEFNFNPVPTRISFRTELDRNYNELEFRNIDAILSGNLGDDFAAIKNRNFYFGWQYGLGFNFTKSLKLEINSLTRTLNDNVDVNTMDNSSIFGNMFRAGRPVLYNHRVQLNYKLPFQLIPYLDFIDAELQYGFTYNWNARSTALLFSPDGGLGSIGQNTNIIQATATADIPKFFGQFAYFKKMSTTLQKRKQEMDSLNNAYTQAWDKKRYKFKSYKFKNRLTALQSAAFVLTSFKQLDVNYSENNGTVLPGLLSAPNGYGYGQTLGGPTIGFLLGSQADIRRTVIENGWVSDSEFMIDPYVKMSTRELRANLQMMPVNDFRIDFNVLQTYNRNFSQTGFNFRDSDGFSNPNLTFGSDLVSYSNSVVLVSTAFQTGQAVYESIRQNARLISQQLGVNPGTDGFTDGYSIANAYVLIPAFRAAVEGKTPERLGNPKKAGLPIPNWRIVYSGLKNIPMISGQFSKFDILHSYNATYTATGIQSSIDYFNSSEGARDVNDDYINPYTFAQVGYVEAFSPLIGIDVTMRNNMQFGLQYNRMRTLLLGLVNHTLTEDSNTEYVVRLGYIVRNFRLGNMGNTRGGRGKGSDLNIRGDISLRDSRTSIMNILLDDSQVTGGQKLMNIKLSADYNVSENLNLRVFYEQMTSKYKISTAFPLSTIRAGLSATFTFGDSGGGF is encoded by the coding sequence GTGAAAAATAATAAGTTTCTTAAGATATACATATTCCTGTCATTTTTATTCTTGTCAATAAATGTGTCTGCGCAGGAAAATCCACAAGGCTTTTCTATAAAAAAGGATTATAAAGTAACTGATCCTACGTATTACGAAGGCTATTACGATATAAAAACAGGGATGTACTATGTGTATCCTAAAATTGGAAATACTGTAGTGGGACAGCCTACTGCGATGTCGCCGGAAGATTACAAAGAATTTATGGCAGCTCAGCAGGCAAGAGCTTATTATAAAGATAAATCTGAGCGTTACAGTTTATTATTCCGAAAAGATACTTCCGAAGCTCAAAGAAGAGGTTTGATTCCTTCTCTGACAATCAATAACAGACTTTTTGAAAGCATTTTTGGGAGTAATAAAATTGAGATTATACCTTCAGGGTACGCTTCTTTCGACTTTGCCGGATTATATCAAAAAATTGATAATCCCCTAATTCTTCCTCAAAACAGAACGAGCTTTACCTTCGATATCGACCAGAGAATTCAGTTGGGACTCGTTGGAAAAGTGGGTGAAAACCTTCAGCTAAAAGCAAATTATGATACCCAAAGCGGTTTTGCATTTGAGAACCGTATGAACTTGGTTTGGCAGGCAAAAGGAAGCTGGAAAGACCTTCAGACAAAAGGTTTGGGCGATGTCAATAAACCTAGTGCCGGTGGTGAAGATAAAATAATCAAAAGAGTTGAATTTGGTAATGTCAACATGCCGCTTTCTACCAGTTTAATTCGTGGTTCAGAATCATTATTTGGAATCAAAACCGAATTTCAATTAGGAAAAACTTTTGGAACAGTCGTGCTTTCCCAGCAGCAGGGTGAAGCTAGAAATATCGTTGTACAGGGCGGCGGCGTGATGAATACTTTTAAAGTAAATGCGATAGACTACGAAGATAATCAGCATTATTTTATAGGGCACTATTTTCTTAATAACTATGATAATGCATTGCTGAATTATCCTCAGATCAATTCCAGAATCAGCATCAGCAGAATGGAGGTTTGGGTTTTAGACCAGGGGAATTCAAATTTAGCCTATCAGAAAAGTATTGTCGGAATCAGAGACTTGGGAGATGGAGCTTCAGGCTTGCCGGATAACTCACAAAACGGTATTTATTCTGCAGTTACCGGTTTAGGTGCAGGCTTGCGTGATGCCAATTCTGCATATAATACCATCAGCGGACAGGTTCTTCCGAACGCTAATGGTGGAACTGAAGCATATACTGATGGCGAACAGTTCATTTATAATAGAAAAGCAAGAAGATTAAGTACCAACGAATTTACTTTTCACCCACAGTTAGGATATATTTCATTAAATCAAAGATTGAATGACAACCAGCTTCTAGCAGTATCTTATTCATATACCGTAAACGGAACCAGCCAGGTATACAAAGTTGGAGAATTTTCAGAGGAAAGTCCGGTTTTGGTAACCAAAGTTCTAAAGCCGAATACTACCGTAAAAACCACATCACCCATGTGGAAATTGATGATGAAAAACATCTATGCATTAGACGCAGGGCAGGTAGATCAGGATGGCTTCATTTTAAATATCTATTACAGAGATGCACAAACAGGAGGTAAGGTCAATTATTTGCCGAATACTCCTGTTCAGGATACCAATTTGTTGAAATTATTAAACTGGGATCGACTGAATGTCAATGGCGATTTACAGAGCAATAACGGAGTTTTGGGAGACGGAGTCTTCGATTTTGTCAACGGAATTACCATTCGTCCGGAATTAGGAAAGCTGATTTATACCAAAGTAGAGCCTTTCGGAAGTTACATGGCGAGTTTGGTAGGCAACAATCCCCAATACGTCTTTACAGATTTATATACCCAGCAAAAACAGGTAGCAACATCCAGCAATCTTGCCCAGCGATACACTATGGAAGGGCGATACAAAGGCTCTCAGGGACAAGGAATTTCTTTAGGAGCAGTCAATGTTCCTCAAGGTTCGGTAAAAGTAGCTGCAAACGGGGTACAGCTGACAGAAGGTGTAGACTATACTGTAGATTACATGCTTGGAACAGTGACAATCATTAATGAAAATGTTAAACAGTCTGGTCAGGCAATTAATATTTCGCTGGAAAATCAATTGACATTCAATACCCAGAGAAAGAGATTTTTAGGATTAAATTTAGAAAGAAGAGTCAGTGAAAATTTTATTTTTGGTGGAACAGTAGTTAATTATTCTGAATCTCCGCTTACCCAAAAAGTAAATTACGGTCAGGAAGCCGTCAACAATACGATGGCAGGAGTAAATATGATGTACAACAATCAGCTTCCTTTTCTGACAAGATTGACGGATAAAATCCCTGGAATCAATACCGAGGCACCATCCAATTTAAATTTCAAAATGGAGGCCGCCTATTTACTTCCAGGAATTAATAAAGGGACAAACGATCAGTCATACATTGATGATTTTGAGCAGACCACCTCAAAAATTTCATTAAAAGAACCTGCTGCATGGAGTTTGGCTTCAAAACCCGAAAAAAATCAGAGTAATCCGATTTTTGCAGGAGCGGGCGCCAATGATAATGTAGCAAACGGTAACGGCAGAGGTTTGTTATCCTGGTATAACATTGACCCGAGATTCTGGGGTGTGGGAGGTAAAGCTCCGGCAGGAATTACAGCACAGTCGGTTTCCAATCACGCGTCAAGAAGAGTTCAGTTTTCAGAGATATTTAACAACAGAGATTTCGTAGCGGGAGAGCAGACTTTCACCAACACTTTTGATATTTCCTATTATCCTTTAGAAAAAGGTCCTTATAACGTTAATCCGAATTCAGAAACGGTGCAGCAGAGATGGGCAGGAATTATGAGACCGATTCAGGTTTCCAACTTTGTAAACTCGAATATTGAGTACGTCGAATTCTGGATGATGGATCCTTATGCCGACGGAAATAATTTGGGAGCAAATCCTAAACTTTTACTTCAGTTAGGAAACGTAAGTGAAGATATCCTCAAAGACGGATTGATGCAGTACGAGAATGGATTGCCGACTCCAGGGCAAACTTCTTCTACATCAAACTCAAATCTTGGTATACAGCCAAAACAGCCACCGATCTTGTACGCATTTTCAAGTGAAGGAACTGATCGTACGATTCAGGATGCAGGATATGACGGTTTAACTTCAGATCAGGAATCATTAAAATTCGGGAACACATTTGTCAATCCGGTATTGAATATTACTGACCCTGCAGTTGATGATTTTATATTCTATATGTCTGACAGATTTACAGGAAGTCAGGCAGCATCAATCGTGCAGAGATACAAATATTTCAGGGGGCCGGAAGGAAACTCTCAGAGCAATTCTCTGGAAGTGGCTTCACAGACTCCGGATGCAGAAGATATCAACAGAGATTACAACTTAGATCAGAGCGAAAATTATAACGAATATGTAGTAAATCTTGATCAGGCAAGTTTAACTTTGGGTCAAAATAATATCGTTGATGTAAAAACGGTTAATGCTACTTTCCAAAATGGTCAGTCAGATGATGTAAAATGGTATTTGTTCAGAGTTCCGGTTTCTAAATATGCTGAACCGAATGCTGGTGGTGACAAAGATGCTTCTGTGTTGAATAATGTAAGATTTGCAAGATTATTAATGACAGGATTTGAGCAGACTTCTACCCTAAGATTCGGGACTTTAGATTTGGTTAGATCAGACTGGAGAAGATATCCGAATAAAATTTTTAGTCCAACGGTTGATTCTCCAACAGAAGGAACTCCCGGATTAATAACATTGAATGACAATTTTGAAGTTGGAAGTGTAAATATTGAAGAAAATGCATTAAACCAGCCACCATATGTTTTACCTCCGGGAATTGACAGACAGGTTTTAAGTGGTAATGCAGGAGCTCAGAGACAGAACGAAGCATCTCTTTATTTAAAAGTGAAAAACATGAGTGATGAAGCACGAGGTGTTTTCAAAAATGTTGCTTTAGATATGAGAAGATATAAGAAACTGAAGCTTTTCGTACATGGACAAAATTTAGATACACCCACATCTTCATCTTATGATCGTGATGTTAAATTTTTTATTCGCTTCGGTAGTGATGCAACGGATAATTATTATGAATATGAAGCATCTTTAAAGTATACTCCAAATAATGCAACTTCACCTCTAGAAATCTGGCCTGCTGAAAATGAAGTAAATTTTGATATTCAAGATTTTGTAGATGCCAAACTAAGACGTGATAAAAACTCATCTATTCCTATAATAAATAGAACTCAAGATTTAACATATGGTGATTCTAATAAAAGAATTTATATAAAAGGAAGACCTTCGTTAGGTAATGTTTCAACTGTTATGATTGGAATAAGAAATAATCAGCGTGGTGGAATAAATGATAAAGGAAGGGTTCTATGGGTCAACGAAATCCGTCTTTCAGAAATTGAAAACGACGGCGGCTATGCAGGAAATGCAAGCTTAAATTTCAATCTAGGAGATTTTGCGGTAGTCAATGCAAGCGGTTCTTACACTTCAGTAGGTTTTGGAAATATAGATTCTAAACCTGCTGAGAGAAATCAATCTACACAATCGGCCTTCAGTGTCAATACACAAGTGAATGTAGATAAGTTTTTACCTGAAAAAACAGGTGTGAAAATTCCGTTGAACTACTCTTATTCACAAACCATCGAAGATCCCAAATACAATCCTTTGGATACCGATGTCGAATTCAGCAAAGCGGCCAACAGAGAAGAACTGAAAAAAGTAGCAAGAACATATACACAGCAAAGAAGTTTAGGTGTTGTGAATATGCGTAAAGAAAGAGTAAAAGAAAACAGCAAGCCGAGATTCTACGATGTGGAAAACCTCTCTCTTACCGCTGTATATAATGATGATTATTACAGAGATATCTATACCAAGAAAAATTACAGACAATACTTCAGAGGATTTCTTGATTACAATTATACATTCAAACCGTGGGTTATTAAGCCGTTCAATAAAATGATCAGTGACACTGCTAAGTCTACGAAATACCTAAGATGGATCAAAGAATTTAACTTTAATCCGGTGCCTACGAGAATATCTTTCAGAACAGAATTAGACAGAAATTACAACGAACTTGAGTTTAGAAACATCGATGCAATTTTAAGCGGAAATCTAGGTGATGACTTTGCCGCGATTAAAAACAGAAATTTCTATTTTGGATGGCAGTATGGTTTAGGATTTAATTTTACCAAATCTTTAAAACTTGAAATCAACTCCCTGACAAGAACGCTTAACGATAATGTGGATGTTAATACAATGGATAATTCTTCCATCTTTGGAAATATGTTCAGAGCCGGAAGACCGGTATTGTATAACCACAGAGTGCAGTTGAACTACAAATTGCCGTTCCAGCTTATTCCGTATTTAGATTTTATTGATGCAGAATTACAATACGGCTTTACTTACAATTGGAATGCAAGATCTACGGCTTTGTTATTTAGTCCCGACGGAGGTTTAGGCTCAATCGGTCAGAATACCAATATTATTCAGGCAACAGCAACTGCTGATATTCCGAAATTCTTTGGTCAGTTTGCGTATTTTAAAAAGATGTCGACTACGCTTCAGAAGCGCAAGCAGGAGATGGATTCTTTAAATAACGCTTACACGCAGGCTTGGGATAAAAAACGATATAAGTTTAAAAGCTATAAGTTTAAAAACAGATTGACCGCATTACAGAGTGCAGCATTTGTACTGACGTCATTCAAGCAGTTGGATGTCAATTACTCCGAAAACAATGGTACCGTTCTTCCGGGATTATTATCTGCACCAAATGGTTACGGTTATGGACAGACTTTGGGCGGGCCAACAATCGGGTTCTTATTAGGATCTCAGGCAGACATCAGACGTACCGTAATCGAAAACGGCTGGGTGAGTGATTCAGAATTTATGATTGATCCGTATGTTAAAATGTCAACCCGTGAGCTGAGGGCAAACTTGCAAATGATGCCGGTTAATGATTTCAGGATAGATTTTAATGTATTGCAAACCTATAATAGGAACTTTTCACAGACAGGTTTCAACTTCCGGGATAGTGATGGTTTCTCAAATCCAAATCTAACTTTTGGAAGTGATTTGGTAAGTTACTCCAATTCGGTAGTTCTGGTAAGTACCGCTTTCCAGACCGGGCAGGCTGTTTACGAATCGATCAGGCAAAATGCAAGATTGATATCCCAGCAGTTAGGAGTAAATCCGGGTACAGATGGTTTCACAGATGGTTATAGTATTGCCAATGCGTATGTGTTAATTCCGGCATTCCGCGCAGCTGTAGAAGGTAAGACTCCGGAAAGATTAGGAAATCCTAAAAAAGCAGGATTACCAATACCTAACTGGAGAATTGTGTATTCTGGATTGAAAAACATTCCGATGATTAGCGGTCAGTTCAGTAAATTTGATATTTTACACAGTTACAATGCGACATATACCGCCACTGGAATTCAATCAAGCATTGATTATTTCAACAGCAGTGAAGGTGCCCGAGATGTCAATGACGATTACATCAATCCGTACACATTTGCTCAGGTAGGTTATGTAGAAGCATTTTCACCATTGATCGGAATCGATGTGACGATGAGGAATAATATGCAGTTTGGATTACAGTATAACAGAATGAGAACCTTATTGTTAGGGCTAGTCAACCACACATTGACGGAAGATTCAAACACAGAATACGTGGTAAGGCTAGGTTATATTGTCAGAAACTTCAGATTAGGAAACATGGGCAACACGAGAGGTGGCAGAGGAAAAGGTAGCGATCTTAATATACGAGGAGACATCTCACTTCGCGACAGCCGTACAAGCATTATGAATATTTTGCTGGATGATTCACAGGTGACAGGAGGCCAAAAATTAATGAACATTAAATTATCTGCTGATTACAATGTCTCAGAAAATCTTAATTTAAGAGTATTCTATGAGCAAATGACTTCAAAATACAAAATCTCAACGGCCTTTCCATTGTCAACCATTAGAGCTGGTCTTTCAGCGACTTTTACTTTTGGTGATTCAGGAGGAGGTTTCTAA
- a CDS encoding NADP-dependent malic enzyme, whose translation MSNKTHRDEKNFNQAALDYHKAEPKGKIEVIPSKPHSSQRDLSLAYSPGVAVPCMEIHHHPETVYDYTGKGNLVAVISNGTAVLGLGDIGAEASKPVMEGKGLLFKIFADINVFDIEIDEKDPDKFIQIVKGIAPTFGGINLEDIKAPEAFYIEQKLKEELDIPLMHDDQHGTAIISAAALINALQIAGKKIEEVKMVVNGAGAAAVACTNLYISLGLKRENVLMCDSKGVINHKRENLTPEKIDFVAHTDIDTLEDALKGSDVFIGLSKGNVMTPEMLSSMEENPIVFALANPDPEIAYDLALATRKDVIMATGRSDYPNQVNNVLGFPYIFRGALDVQAKGINEEMKLAAVHAIANLAKEPVPEAVILAYNVQNLQFGREYFIPKPFDNRLITKVSSAVAKAAIDSGIARKTIADFDEYETQLLDRMGRDEKLVRMMQNRAKANPKRITLGNAEEYNVLKAAQILYEEGIAYPSLLGDKKYVKEQMERFGINIDVPIIDPSDDDQKENRKKYRETLWKLRQRKGMNEYKAKRYVRQRDYFGPLMLRHGDTDGLIVGFSKNYVSTLRPVLEIIDKDKGVEKVAAMMMILSEKKPIFFADTSINQNPTAEDLVNIAKMAEYTVKSFAIEPRIAMLGFENFAAISDTSKKVAKAVSILHEKFPKMIVDGEIQPDFAMNADHLSDYPFSKLGTTPANTFIFPNLESANLSYKIIRGMKVAQVIGPILMGLKQPVHVLQMRSSVDEIVNLATVAVLDAQRREAKK comes from the coding sequence ATGTCGAATAAAACTCACCGCGACGAAAAAAATTTCAATCAGGCCGCGTTAGATTACCATAAAGCAGAACCGAAAGGAAAAATTGAAGTCATTCCTTCAAAGCCGCACTCTTCGCAAAGAGATTTGTCACTGGCATATTCTCCGGGAGTTGCCGTGCCCTGTATGGAAATTCATCACCATCCTGAAACCGTTTACGATTATACAGGAAAAGGAAATCTGGTTGCCGTAATCTCAAACGGAACTGCAGTTCTCGGTTTAGGCGACATCGGTGCGGAAGCTTCAAAGCCGGTAATGGAAGGAAAAGGTCTTTTGTTTAAAATCTTTGCTGACATCAATGTTTTTGATATAGAAATTGACGAAAAAGATCCGGATAAATTTATCCAGATCGTAAAAGGAATCGCTCCCACTTTCGGTGGTATCAATCTTGAAGATATCAAAGCCCCTGAAGCTTTTTATATCGAACAGAAGTTAAAAGAAGAGTTGGATATTCCGTTGATGCATGATGATCAACACGGAACGGCAATTATTTCTGCAGCTGCTTTAATTAACGCGCTTCAGATTGCCGGCAAAAAAATCGAAGAAGTAAAAATGGTTGTCAATGGAGCAGGAGCGGCAGCTGTTGCCTGTACCAATCTCTATATTTCTTTAGGTTTGAAAAGGGAAAACGTATTGATGTGCGACAGCAAAGGAGTCATCAACCATAAAAGAGAAAATCTTACCCCCGAAAAAATAGATTTCGTTGCCCATACCGATATCGACACTCTAGAAGATGCGTTAAAAGGCTCTGATGTTTTCATTGGTTTGTCTAAAGGAAATGTGATGACGCCTGAAATGTTGAGCAGCATGGAAGAAAACCCGATCGTTTTTGCATTGGCAAATCCCGATCCTGAGATCGCTTACGACTTGGCACTTGCGACCAGAAAAGATGTGATCATGGCGACTGGAAGAAGTGATTATCCTAATCAGGTGAATAACGTACTTGGATTTCCATATATTTTTCGTGGAGCATTGGATGTTCAGGCAAAAGGAATTAATGAAGAAATGAAACTGGCAGCCGTTCATGCAATTGCTAATTTGGCTAAAGAACCGGTTCCTGAAGCGGTAATTTTAGCATATAACGTTCAGAATTTACAGTTCGGAAGAGAATATTTTATTCCTAAACCATTTGATAACAGGTTAATTACTAAAGTTTCAAGCGCAGTTGCTAAAGCAGCGATTGACAGCGGGATCGCAAGAAAAACAATTGCAGATTTCGACGAATATGAAACTCAGCTTCTCGACAGAATGGGAAGAGATGAGAAATTGGTAAGAATGATGCAAAACCGTGCAAAAGCAAATCCTAAAAGAATTACTTTAGGGAACGCTGAAGAATATAATGTTTTGAAAGCTGCTCAGATTTTGTATGAAGAAGGAATAGCTTATCCTAGTCTTTTAGGTGATAAAAAATACGTCAAAGAGCAGATGGAGCGCTTCGGAATCAATATTGATGTTCCCATCATTGATCCGAGTGACGACGATCAGAAAGAAAACAGAAAAAAATACAGGGAAACACTTTGGAAACTTCGTCAAAGAAAAGGGATGAACGAATACAAAGCAAAAAGATACGTTCGCCAGAGAGATTATTTTGGTCCGTTGATGCTTAGACATGGCGATACAGACGGATTGATAGTAGGTTTTTCTAAAAATTACGTTTCTACTTTAAGACCTGTCTTGGAAATAATCGACAAAGATAAAGGGGTTGAAAAAGTAGCGGCAATGATGATGATTTTATCTGAAAAGAAACCGATTTTCTTTGCAGATACTTCCATTAATCAAAATCCTACGGCTGAAGATTTGGTAAATATTGCTAAAATGGCAGAATATACCGTTAAATCTTTCGCTATCGAACCGCGAATTGCTATGTTAGGTTTTGAAAATTTTGCAGCCATTTCGGATACTTCAAAAAAAGTAGCAAAAGCGGTAAGTATTCTTCATGAGAAATTCCCGAAAATGATTGTTGACGGAGAAATTCAGCCTGATTTTGCGATGAATGCTGATCATTTGAGTGATTATCCTTTCTCAAAATTAGGAACAACTCCTGCAAATACATTTATCTTCCCGAATTTGGAATCTGCTAACTTATCTTATAAGATTATTAGAGGAATGAAGGTTGCACAAGTAATAGGACCCATTTTGATGGGACTGAAACAACCTGTTCACGTTTTACAGATGCGTTCAAGTGTTGATGAGATTGTGAATCTGGCAACGGTTGCGGTTTTAGATGCGCAAAGAAGAGAAGCTAAGAAATAA
- a CDS encoding BadF/BadG/BcrA/BcrD ATPase family protein codes for MIAIVDSGSTKSDWVILDEFKNVFLKTETIGFNPNFISRELIVPEIEKNTSLTTVKNSITKIYFYGSGCGVKQNRDTIEHEVGRVFINAKITVKEDLAAAAYAAYNGKPAIVCIMGTGSNSCYFDGENLKIKLPSLGILIGDEGSGSAIGKQLVRRYFMQKLPQDLHIEFEETYHLTIDEALINMYHTTRPNAFLADFNKFVVERKDHPYFIKMVSEEMKNFFEYQVLPYEESKESEINFIGSIAYYYENILRSVASELQLNVGHVVQKPIESLVSYHIKYIL; via the coding sequence ATGATTGCTATTGTTGATAGTGGTTCTACAAAATCAGACTGGGTAATTTTAGACGAATTCAAAAATGTATTCCTAAAAACTGAAACCATTGGCTTCAATCCCAATTTTATCAGCAGAGAACTTATTGTTCCGGAAATAGAAAAAAATACAAGCTTAACAACTGTAAAAAACTCTATTACCAAGATTTATTTCTATGGTTCAGGATGTGGTGTGAAGCAAAATCGCGATACTATCGAACATGAAGTAGGCAGAGTTTTCATTAATGCTAAAATCACCGTAAAAGAAGATTTGGCTGCAGCAGCATATGCAGCATATAATGGTAAACCTGCAATCGTTTGTATTATGGGTACTGGTTCCAATTCTTGTTATTTTGATGGCGAAAATTTAAAAATAAAACTTCCTTCACTTGGTATTCTAATCGGTGACGAAGGAAGCGGAAGTGCTATTGGAAAACAATTGGTACGTAGATATTTTATGCAGAAGCTTCCCCAAGATCTTCATATCGAATTTGAAGAAACTTATCACCTCACTATTGATGAAGCGCTGATAAATATGTATCACACGACAAGGCCGAATGCTTTCCTGGCAGATTTCAATAAATTTGTGGTCGAACGAAAAGATCATCCCTATTTTATAAAGATGGTTTCCGAAGAGATGAAGAATTTCTTCGAATACCAGGTTCTTCCATATGAAGAATCCAAAGAATCCGAAATTAATTTTATCGGGTCAATTGCTTATTATTACGAAAATATTCTACGTTCTGTAGCTTCAGAACTTCAACTGAATGTGGGACACGTTGTACAAAAACCTATCGAAAGTTTAGTCAGCTACCATATTAAATATATACTTTAA